One window of the Flavobacteriaceae bacterium YJPT1-3 genome contains the following:
- a CDS encoding VOC family protein: protein MKYVQPYLTFRGNCQEALNFYQDCFDGKIINKETYEGKEIDIPEHYRNKLQHAELKGKGVHIMAYDAAPDTPLTEGNQVQLSVSIDSKEELENLFNKLSAGGHVDTQLQETSWNAYYGRVRDQFGVHWMLNHQMD from the coding sequence ATGAAATACGTACAACCCTATCTTACATTTAGAGGAAATTGCCAGGAAGCCTTGAATTTTTATCAGGATTGTTTTGACGGCAAAATCATTAATAAAGAAACTTACGAAGGTAAAGAGATTGACATTCCTGAGCATTACCGAAACAAGCTACAGCATGCAGAATTAAAAGGAAAGGGCGTTCATATCATGGCCTACGATGCCGCGCCAGACACACCCCTGACCGAAGGCAATCAGGTGCAACTAAGCGTGAGTATCGATAGCAAGGAAGAGCTTGAGAACCTATTTAATAAGTTATCTGCAGGAGGTCATGTAGACACTCAACTGCAGGAAACCAGTTGGAATGCTTACTATGGACGCGTACGTGACCAATTTGGCGTACACTGGATGCTAAATCATCAGATGGACTAA
- a CDS encoding ligase-associated DNA damage response DEXH box helicase: MAQTWFQSQNWNPFPFQKKTWKAFLAGKHGLLNAPTGSGKTYALWFPIVLQFIKDHPEYKTKHPKGLKAIWITPLRALSQEIKQSAERITQDLDTQMTVGIRSGDTTSAERAKMKKNMPDLLITTPESLMLLLASKGYKKVFQDCTAIVIDEWHELLGTKRGVQMELGISRLKTIAPKLRIWGISATIGNLDQARQVLLGPESEALSNSVLIKAQLKKKITVRSIIPERMETFPWRGHLGLHLLEAVIPIIAESKTTLLFTNTRSQCEIWFQKILEKHPELAGEIAMHHGSINKETRLWVEQAIRNASLKAVVCTSSLDLGVDFAPVETIIQIGGPKGVARFLQRAGRSGHRPGEESVIYFMPTHAIELVEAAALQQAVKQNTVEDRIPYLNSYDVLLQYLTTLAVSDGFYPEEIYAEVIQTFCYQAMSRDDWEWLLNFLTLGAQSLQAYDEYKKVDVEEDGKFKVNSRMIAMRHRLQIGTIVGDANLTVRYQKGGYIGSIEEWFVSKLTRGDVFTFAGRNLEFIRIKDMIVHVRNSSKKTNRVPSWMGGRLTLSSQMSQLLREELYKANLASAKAKPPELQALEGIFERQRVESLVPGDHQFLIETFKTREGFHHLFYPFEGRFVHEAMGSLLGYRISLLSPITFSLAFNDYGFELLSDQEIDVQQVLDNNLFSTDYLLDDLQKSLNATEMARRKFRDIAVISGMVFTGYPNKVVKTKHLQSSSQLLFDVFRDYEPDNLLYQQAFRETFEHQLEEGRLRLALERIAGQEVVWKRCNKPTPFSFPIITDRLREKLTSEKLGDRIQKMLKYLEKY, translated from the coding sequence ATCGCCCAAACCTGGTTTCAGTCGCAAAACTGGAATCCTTTTCCCTTCCAGAAAAAAACCTGGAAGGCTTTTTTGGCCGGTAAGCACGGCCTGCTAAATGCTCCCACAGGAAGCGGTAAAACCTATGCGCTGTGGTTTCCCATCGTCTTACAATTCATCAAAGACCACCCGGAGTACAAAACCAAACATCCTAAGGGCCTGAAAGCCATCTGGATCACCCCCTTACGCGCCTTGTCTCAGGAAATCAAACAAAGTGCAGAGCGCATCACTCAGGATTTGGACACCCAAATGACCGTGGGCATCCGCTCGGGAGATACCACCTCAGCGGAGCGCGCCAAAATGAAAAAGAACATGCCAGACCTGCTGATCACTACGCCGGAGAGTTTGATGTTACTGCTGGCCAGCAAAGGCTATAAAAAAGTCTTTCAGGACTGTACCGCCATCGTTATTGATGAATGGCATGAATTGTTGGGAACCAAACGGGGCGTTCAAATGGAACTGGGGATCAGTCGGTTGAAAACCATTGCTCCAAAACTGCGCATCTGGGGGATTTCAGCGACCATTGGTAATCTCGATCAGGCGAGGCAGGTGCTGCTGGGACCGGAATCTGAGGCCCTGAGCAATTCCGTTTTGATCAAGGCTCAACTAAAAAAGAAAATTACCGTACGCAGTATCATCCCGGAACGTATGGAAACTTTTCCCTGGCGGGGTCATTTAGGCCTGCATTTGCTAGAGGCCGTCATTCCAATCATAGCGGAGAGCAAAACCACCTTACTCTTTACCAATACCCGCAGTCAGTGCGAAATCTGGTTTCAAAAAATACTGGAAAAACATCCGGAACTGGCCGGAGAGATCGCCATGCACCACGGAAGCATCAATAAAGAAACTCGACTGTGGGTGGAACAGGCCATACGAAATGCGAGTCTGAAAGCGGTGGTATGTACCTCCAGTCTTGATCTGGGCGTCGATTTTGCTCCGGTGGAAACCATCATTCAGATCGGCGGACCGAAAGGAGTGGCTCGCTTCTTACAACGTGCCGGCCGGAGTGGTCACCGCCCCGGGGAGGAGAGTGTCATCTATTTTATGCCCACTCACGCGATTGAACTGGTGGAAGCGGCTGCCTTGCAGCAAGCGGTCAAGCAGAATACGGTGGAAGACCGTATCCCCTACCTGAACAGTTATGATGTCTTGCTTCAATACCTGACCACTTTGGCGGTTTCTGACGGTTTTTATCCCGAAGAAATTTATGCGGAGGTGATCCAAACGTTTTGCTATCAGGCCATGAGTAGGGACGACTGGGAATGGCTACTCAACTTTCTGACCCTGGGAGCGCAATCCCTTCAGGCCTATGACGAGTATAAAAAAGTGGACGTGGAAGAGGACGGGAAATTCAAAGTGAATAGTCGGATGATCGCTATGCGACACCGACTACAAATTGGGACTATCGTAGGTGATGCGAATCTTACGGTTCGCTATCAAAAGGGAGGCTATATTGGCTCCATTGAAGAGTGGTTTGTCAGCAAACTGACCCGGGGCGATGTGTTCACCTTCGCGGGAAGAAATCTGGAATTTATCCGCATTAAAGACATGATCGTACATGTACGTAACAGCAGCAAGAAAACCAATCGGGTGCCCAGCTGGATGGGCGGAAGGTTAACGCTCTCCAGCCAAATGTCGCAATTATTGAGGGAGGAATTATATAAAGCGAATCTCGCTTCCGCGAAAGCAAAGCCACCCGAATTACAGGCCTTGGAGGGTATTTTCGAACGTCAGCGTGTGGAAAGTTTGGTTCCGGGCGATCATCAGTTTTTGATCGAAACCTTTAAGACCCGGGAAGGCTTTCATCATTTATTCTATCCCTTTGAAGGCCGCTTTGTCCACGAAGCCATGGGCAGTTTACTGGGGTATCGGATCAGTTTGCTCAGCCCCATTACTTTTTCTCTAGCCTTTAATGATTACGGATTTGAGCTACTCTCTGATCAGGAGATCGATGTTCAACAGGTACTGGATAACAATCTGTTCAGCACCGATTATTTATTGGACGACTTGCAAAAAAGCCTAAATGCTACCGAGATGGCCCGGCGTAAATTCAGAGATATAGCCGTGATCTCAGGCATGGTCTTTACCGGCTATCCGAATAAAGTGGTCAAAACCAAACACCTCCAAAGCAGCAGTCAGCTGCTGTTTGACGTTTTTCGCGATTATGAACCGGATAATCTGCTCTATCAACAAGCCTTTCGGGAAACCTTTGAGCATCAATTGGAAGAGGGCCGCTTGCGCCTTGCCCTGGAGCGTATTGCCGGGCAGGAGGTTGTATGGAAGCGCTGCAATAAACCTACGCCGTTTAGCTTCCCCATCATTACGGATCGCTTACGCGAAAAATTGACCTCAGAGAAACTGGGCGACCGTATCCAGAAAATGCTCAAATACCTGGAGAAGTACTAG
- a CDS encoding tryptophan-rich sensory protein: MKKTYALLNLTSVIGVLLVNGLSQSQRWNNTTIGEMSNRYDNLFTPASYAFSIWGLIFLMLLFYGGYQVYCAYKKPDQSDFILQTGPWLIIANAANMLWVVAFTYDYVAISVVLMLVLLFSLVQIILRTNMERWDAPFPIIAFVWWPICLYSGWIAVATIANVSTLLTKWNWNGASFSEVTWTLILIVIAALLNLVIIQTRNMREFAAVGIWAFVAIYTRHVDQYDSIAWTALSAAIILGLAAAIHGYKNRHTNPFNKLKEEFK; encoded by the coding sequence ATGAAAAAAACCTACGCCCTACTCAATTTGACCTCCGTGATTGGCGTACTGCTTGTCAACGGCCTATCCCAGTCCCAGCGCTGGAACAATACCACCATTGGGGAAATGAGTAATCGTTATGACAATCTATTCACTCCGGCCAGCTATGCCTTTTCTATTTGGGGCTTGATCTTTTTGATGCTCTTGTTCTATGGCGGCTATCAAGTCTATTGTGCATACAAAAAACCAGACCAAAGCGATTTTATCCTACAAACCGGTCCTTGGTTGATCATCGCCAATGCGGCCAATATGCTTTGGGTGGTAGCTTTTACCTATGATTACGTGGCCATTTCTGTAGTCTTGATGCTCGTATTGCTTTTTAGTTTGGTACAGATTATCCTGCGAACGAATATGGAGCGTTGGGATGCTCCCTTCCCAATCATCGCCTTTGTCTGGTGGCCTATTTGCCTGTATTCGGGATGGATTGCCGTGGCTACCATCGCCAACGTGAGCACCTTGTTGACCAAATGGAACTGGAATGGAGCGTCTTTTTCTGAAGTTACCTGGACCTTGATCTTGATCGTGATCGCTGCACTCCTCAACCTTGTCATCATCCAAACCCGAAACATGCGAGAATTTGCCGCAGTGGGAATCTGGGCATTTGTGGCCATTTACACCAGGCATGTTGATCAGTACGACTCCATTGCCTGGACCGCTTTGAGCGCTGCGATCATTTTAGGTCTCGCAGCGGCCATTCATGGCTATAAAAACCGGCATACCAATCCTTTCAATAAATTGAAAGAAGAATTCAAGTAA
- a CDS encoding aminotransferase class V-fold PLP-dependent enzyme, which translates to MNELCRTLETIKRAMLDCQKALFSLPEDITYLNGAYMSPQLRSVEEIGIENLKRKSQPHLIQQEDFFSDRRTLCERFATLINAADARSCVIIPSVSYGTATVAKNIPLERGDQILLVDEQFPSNVYAWQELAREHQAEVQLIQAPKGFEQRGLRWNENILHAITQKTKVVAMPHVHWADGTQFDLVKIGQLCRKVGAKLIIDGTQSVGALPFDVNQIQPDALICGGYKWLMGPYSLGLAYYGPHFDEGKPIEYNWMNRHQSENFSALTQYQDQYQPKAGRYSVGESSNFILVPMLLRALDQLLAWTPAKIQQYCGEIQQEAIPQLQALDCYIEENAYRAFHLFGVYLPEGAPIEILKDRFRESKIYLSYRGKAVRVSPGVYNTKQDLEQLVTIFKSVLA; encoded by the coding sequence TTGAATGAGCTTTGTCGTACCTTAGAGACCATAAAACGAGCCATGCTGGACTGTCAAAAAGCACTTTTTTCACTTCCGGAAGACATTACTTACCTCAACGGCGCTTATATGTCACCTCAGTTGCGCTCTGTGGAGGAGATAGGCATCGAAAACCTCAAACGCAAAAGTCAGCCGCATCTCATCCAGCAGGAAGATTTTTTTAGTGATCGCCGGACATTGTGCGAACGCTTTGCCACGCTTATCAACGCGGCTGATGCGCGTTCCTGTGTCATCATTCCATCGGTATCCTACGGAACGGCTACCGTAGCCAAAAACATCCCATTAGAACGCGGCGATCAGATTCTCTTGGTGGATGAACAATTTCCCTCCAATGTATACGCCTGGCAGGAGCTGGCTCGTGAACATCAAGCAGAAGTTCAACTGATCCAGGCGCCCAAAGGATTTGAGCAACGCGGCCTGCGGTGGAATGAAAACATTTTGCACGCCATAACCCAGAAAACGAAGGTCGTGGCCATGCCCCACGTACACTGGGCAGATGGCACCCAATTTGACCTGGTGAAAATAGGGCAGCTCTGCCGTAAGGTGGGAGCCAAACTCATCATCGATGGGACCCAGAGCGTAGGTGCACTTCCCTTTGACGTCAACCAAATTCAACCGGATGCTTTGATCTGTGGAGGTTATAAATGGTTGATGGGTCCCTACTCCCTGGGCCTGGCCTATTACGGCCCCCATTTTGACGAAGGCAAACCCATCGAATACAATTGGATGAACCGGCACCAAAGCGAGAATTTCAGCGCCTTGACGCAGTATCAGGATCAATACCAGCCTAAGGCAGGCCGGTATTCGGTGGGTGAATCGAGTAACTTTATTCTGGTCCCTATGTTGCTTCGGGCTCTCGATCAACTGTTAGCATGGACCCCGGCTAAAATTCAACAGTATTGTGGTGAGATCCAGCAGGAAGCCATCCCACAATTGCAAGCATTGGATTGCTACATTGAAGAGAACGCCTACCGGGCTTTTCATCTGTTTGGCGTTTATCTGCCGGAAGGAGCCCCTATTGAAATCTTAAAGGATCGCTTTCGCGAAAGCAAAATCTACCTGAGTTATCGCGGAAAAGCGGTGCGCGTTTCTCCAGGAGTATACAACACCAAACAGGACCTGGAGCAACTGGTCACTATTTTTAAATCGGTACTCGCTTAA
- the pdeM gene encoding ligase-associated DNA damage response endonuclease PdeM, with the protein MQIPILDQHFTAHTTGALFWEERRMLLIADVHLGKISHFRKHGSAVPQGAVNKNFERLKTAVTHFNPESVCFLGDLFHSSINAEWELFEHWCQWLPCQEGRRQTQLILIVGNHDIIAPERYERLDIQVGSELILDGILLTHEPEEREGYFNFCGHIHPGVRLQGLGRQVLKMPCFFKKKNQLILPAFGEFTGNYLLEPEAEDEVFIVTPDEVILIE; encoded by the coding sequence ATGCAAATTCCTATTCTCGATCAACATTTTACTGCGCATACTACCGGAGCTCTCTTCTGGGAAGAACGGCGTATGCTCCTGATCGCTGACGTACATCTCGGCAAGATCAGTCATTTTCGCAAGCACGGCAGCGCGGTGCCACAAGGAGCCGTGAACAAGAATTTTGAGCGGCTAAAGACCGCGGTCACCCATTTCAATCCTGAATCGGTGTGCTTTTTAGGGGATCTGTTCCATTCCAGCATCAATGCGGAGTGGGAATTGTTTGAGCACTGGTGCCAGTGGCTGCCTTGTCAGGAGGGAAGACGTCAGACCCAGCTTATCCTCATCGTAGGCAACCACGATATTATCGCTCCGGAACGTTACGAACGCCTGGATATACAGGTGGGGAGCGAATTGATTCTGGATGGGATATTGCTCACCCACGAACCGGAGGAGCGCGAGGGCTATTTTAATTTTTGTGGGCATATTCATCCCGGAGTACGACTGCAGGGACTGGGCCGGCAAGTGCTCAAAATGCCCTGCTTTTTTAAGAAAAAGAATCAACTCATCCTTCCTGCCTTTGGGGAGTTTACCGGGAATTATCTGCTCGAGCCGGAGGCTGAAGACGAGGTCTTTATCGTCACCCCTGACGAAGTCATTCTGATTGAATGA